A stretch of the Calditrichota bacterium genome encodes the following:
- a CDS encoding acyltransferase, with product MRVAFVQMDCLFGRREENLARAEALISSHDADLFVLPELFSSGYLFRSDEEVAAAAEQVPAGPTTRMLAALAARKKCHLVAGVPEAAADKVYNSAVLVGPQGVVALYRKTHLFAEEALWFAPGDTGFVVADIGQARLGLMICFDWIFPEAARTLALKGADILCHPSNLVLPYCQKAMTTRALENGVYAITANRIGVEERDGVRLRFTGGSQVVDPRGQVLLAADDTTETVGVVEIDPRVARNKLLTARNDLLADRRPELYELGGRAHDLR from the coding sequence ATGCGGGTAGCCTTCGTGCAGATGGATTGCCTCTTCGGCCGGCGGGAGGAAAACCTCGCTCGCGCTGAAGCGCTCATCTCCTCACACGACGCGGACCTTTTTGTCCTACCGGAGCTCTTTTCCTCCGGCTATCTCTTTCGCAGCGACGAGGAGGTGGCTGCCGCCGCCGAGCAGGTTCCTGCCGGGCCCACCACGCGCATGCTGGCGGCCCTGGCTGCGCGCAAGAAATGCCACCTCGTGGCGGGAGTGCCGGAAGCGGCAGCGGACAAGGTTTACAATTCAGCGGTTCTCGTAGGCCCCCAGGGGGTTGTCGCTCTGTACCGCAAGACTCATCTTTTCGCCGAAGAGGCGTTGTGGTTTGCCCCTGGCGATACCGGCTTTGTCGTGGCCGACATCGGCCAGGCGCGCCTCGGACTGATGATTTGCTTCGACTGGATCTTTCCAGAGGCGGCAAGGACCCTTGCCCTCAAAGGGGCGGACATACTCTGCCACCCCTCAAACCTGGTCCTCCCGTACTGCCAGAAGGCGATGACCACCAGAGCGCTGGAGAATGGGGTCTATGCCATCACCGCCAACCGCATCGGCGTAGAGGAGCGGGACGGCGTGCGCCTCAGGTTCACGGGTGGCAGCCAGGTCGTTGATCCGCGTGGCCAGGTGCTCCTCGCCGCAGATGACACGACGGAGACGGTGGGAGTGGTGGAGATCGACCCGCGGGTGGCACGGAACAAGCTGCTCACCGCCAGAAACGACCTCCTTGCCGACCGGCGGCCCGAACTATACGAACTGGGCGGACGAGCTCATGATCTTCGCTAG
- a CDS encoding oligosaccharide flippase family protein, producing the protein MIFASIKRLAKHSAVYGVGYIISRFMAFLLLPLYTHFLTREEMGVTTIMFTYLAIFTILYTYGLNSAFLRFYIMEETEPGKKRIFSTAFLTLLASSFCFSLVLYLAANPVATLLFSAESRATGVPVDTVVRYGAIILFCDSLAILPFLVLRAEERSGRFVLFKSFNVLVNILLNVLLVAKMGRKVEGIFLANVLSSALTLAVLMPLVVSRMGRRFSRSDLRDLLAFGLPYMPSTLSVVILDTIDRPLLERLAGVDVAGLYGAGARIAIVMNLLVSAFSFAWHPFFLSMVKEENAKEVFSKVLTYLMVVCLGVFLLVSLFIDHLVRLKIGGFTLFGKEFWECTTVVPVLMLAYIPYAAHVNFLIGIYLEKKTGYLPLSTGLGMAANLAANFLLIPVMGMMGAAWARVIAYTVMAVVLYPIGQRLYPVPYEFGRIAKLGAVVAVIFFAGTRIDVPWGFAFHLVLMVLFPVLLKIVGFFDPREVAKVRSLFGGAGRGAPGVGEPVG; encoded by the coding sequence ATGATCTTCGCTAGCATCAAACGATTGGCAAAGCATTCGGCCGTCTACGGAGTGGGCTATATCATCTCCAGGTTTATGGCCTTTCTCCTCTTGCCCCTGTACACGCATTTCCTGACGCGGGAGGAGATGGGCGTCACCACCATCATGTTCACCTACCTTGCCATCTTCACGATCCTCTACACCTACGGACTGAACTCGGCCTTCTTGCGTTTCTACATCATGGAGGAGACGGAACCGGGCAAGAAGCGCATCTTTTCCACCGCTTTTCTGACCCTGCTGGCGAGCAGTTTCTGCTTCTCTCTGGTGCTCTATTTAGCAGCCAATCCCGTGGCGACGTTGCTCTTTAGTGCTGAGTCAAGAGCCACCGGAGTGCCGGTGGACACGGTGGTGCGCTACGGGGCGATCATCCTCTTTTGCGACTCCTTGGCCATACTGCCCTTCCTTGTGCTAAGGGCCGAGGAGCGGTCAGGGCGTTTTGTGCTTTTCAAGTCGTTCAACGTGCTGGTGAACATCCTGCTCAATGTCCTCCTTGTTGCCAAGATGGGCCGGAAGGTCGAGGGGATTTTCTTGGCCAATGTCCTCTCCTCGGCCCTGACCTTGGCGGTACTCATGCCTTTGGTGGTGAGCAGGATGGGGCGGAGGTTTTCCCGCAGCGATCTCCGCGACCTGCTGGCCTTTGGTCTGCCCTACATGCCCTCTACGCTTTCGGTGGTGATTTTGGACACCATCGATCGGCCCCTGCTCGAGCGTTTGGCCGGGGTGGACGTGGCTGGCCTCTACGGCGCAGGGGCGCGCATCGCCATTGTGATGAACCTGCTGGTTTCCGCGTTCAGCTTCGCCTGGCACCCTTTCTTCCTGTCCATGGTCAAGGAGGAGAACGCCAAGGAGGTCTTCTCCAAGGTGCTCACTTATCTGATGGTGGTGTGCCTGGGCGTGTTCCTGCTTGTGTCCCTTTTCATCGATCATCTGGTGCGCCTCAAGATTGGGGGCTTTACCCTTTTCGGCAAAGAGTTCTGGGAGTGCACCACGGTGGTCCCGGTGTTGATGCTTGCCTACATCCCGTATGCCGCGCACGTGAACTTTCTGATCGGCATTTATCTTGAGAAAAAGACCGGCTATCTGCCGCTTTCGACCGGCTTGGGGATGGCGGCCAATCTTGCGGCCAATTTCCTGCTCATTCCTGTGATGGGCATGATGGGTGCTGCATGGGCCCGGGTCATTGCATACACGGTCATGGCGGTTGTCCTCTACCCGATTGGGCAACGTCTCTACCCGGTGCCGTATGAATTCGGTAGAATCGCCAAGCTGGGCGCGGTGGTTGCCGTCATCTTTTTTGCCGGCACGCGGATTGATGTGCCCTGGGGGTTTGCGTTCCACCTTGTACTCATGGTCCTGTTCCCCGTGCTGCTGAAGATAGTTGGCTTCTTCGACCCGCGGGAAGTGGCTAAGGTTCGTTCCCTTTTTGGAGGCGCAGGTCGTGGCGCGCCTGGTGTTGGTGAACCAGTGGGTTGA
- a CDS encoding Na+:solute symporter, with protein sequence MTVHWIDWTLVIAYFVFVTAIGLRYRDKAGSSMVDFFVSGRSLPWWLAGTSMVATSFASDTPLAVTGLVARNGIAGNWLWWNFVMSGMLTVFFYARLWRRVGVLTDVEFTEVRYAGTPAAVLRAFRALYLAIPINCIVIGWVTLAMAKILGICLGVDRWVAVGICVAVTVLYSTMSGLWGVVITDFVQFGLAMGGTIALALLALHEVGGMSGLTQKLAALYGAQHSLLDFFPRVGSPWMPMSAFLVYIGVQWWAAWYPGAEPGGGGSVAQRMLSTRDEKHALLATLWFNVAHYALRPWPWIIVALVSMVLFPGLADKEAGYVHVMVRVLPVGFRGLLLVAFAAAFMSTISTAINWGASYIVNDFYRRFLKPEASERHYVLVSRLATVLMMVIAAVITGFMDTISGAWRVLLALGAGTGGVYILRWFWWRINAWSEISAMIASLAAALVLQLGFGLSADQPRDFAVLMLVTVACSTVVWVTVTLLTPPVEEKTLVAFYQKARPGGPLWGPIRRKLGNPSPAERLWRDFLDWLAGCALVYTALFGIGKLVLGHTTVGLLLVAASIGAAVLLYWDLQRRGFAAVAR encoded by the coding sequence ATGACCGTACACTGGATCGACTGGACGCTGGTCATCGCTTACTTCGTCTTTGTCACGGCCATCGGCCTCCGCTACCGGGACAAGGCGGGGAGCAGCATGGTCGACTTTTTCGTTTCCGGAAGAAGTCTCCCCTGGTGGCTGGCCGGCACGTCCATGGTGGCGACTAGCTTTGCTTCGGACACGCCACTGGCGGTCACCGGCTTGGTGGCACGCAACGGCATTGCCGGCAACTGGCTGTGGTGGAACTTTGTGATGAGCGGCATGCTCACCGTGTTTTTCTACGCCCGCCTTTGGCGGCGAGTGGGGGTGCTCACCGACGTGGAATTCACCGAGGTTCGCTACGCCGGGACGCCTGCGGCCGTTCTCCGCGCCTTCCGCGCCCTGTACTTGGCTATCCCCATTAACTGCATCGTCATCGGCTGGGTCACCTTGGCCATGGCCAAGATTCTGGGCATCTGCCTTGGCGTTGACCGCTGGGTGGCAGTGGGCATCTGCGTGGCTGTCACGGTCCTCTATTCGACGATGTCGGGCCTGTGGGGTGTAGTCATCACCGACTTTGTGCAGTTCGGCTTGGCGATGGGTGGCACCATTGCCTTGGCGCTTTTAGCCTTGCACGAGGTTGGGGGGATGTCCGGCCTCACCCAGAAGTTGGCTGCCCTGTACGGGGCTCAGCACTCGCTGCTCGACTTTTTCCCGAGGGTTGGCTCGCCGTGGATGCCCATGTCGGCGTTCCTGGTGTACATTGGCGTGCAGTGGTGGGCTGCGTGGTATCCGGGGGCGGAACCAGGAGGTGGCGGCTCGGTGGCGCAGCGCATGCTTTCCACCAGGGATGAAAAGCACGCCTTGCTGGCGACGCTGTGGTTCAACGTGGCCCACTACGCGTTGCGGCCATGGCCGTGGATCATCGTGGCTTTGGTTTCGATGGTCCTCTTTCCCGGACTTGCCGACAAAGAAGCTGGGTATGTACACGTCATGGTACGCGTACTCCCCGTTGGTTTCAGAGGGCTGCTGCTGGTGGCCTTTGCTGCTGCCTTCATGTCTACAATCAGCACAGCCATCAACTGGGGAGCAAGCTACATCGTGAACGATTTCTACCGGCGATTTCTCAAACCCGAGGCCAGCGAGCGGCACTATGTGCTCGTCTCGCGCCTGGCGACGGTGCTGATGATGGTGATCGCCGCCGTGATTACCGGGTTCATGGACACTATCTCCGGCGCGTGGCGCGTGCTGCTTGCCTTGGGCGCCGGCACCGGCGGCGTCTACATCCTCCGCTGGTTCTGGTGGCGCATCAACGCGTGGTCGGAGATTTCGGCCATGATTGCCTCGCTGGCAGCGGCGCTGGTGCTGCAGTTGGGATTTGGTCTCAGCGCTGACCAGCCCCGCGACTTTGCGGTGCTGATGCTGGTCACCGTGGCCTGTTCGACGGTGGTGTGGGTGACGGTGACGCTGCTGACGCCCCCGGTGGAGGAGAAGACGCTTGTGGCCTTCTACCAGAAGGCGAGGCCAGGTGGCCCCCTATGGGGTCCCATTCGGCGCAAGCTCGGCAACCCGTCCCCGGCAGAACGGCTCTGGCGCGATTTCCTGGATTGGCTCGCCGGCTGTGCGCTCGTCTACACTGCGCTCTTTGGCATCGGCAAGTTGGTGCTCGGACACACCACCGTTGGTCTGCTCCTGGTGGCGGCGAGTATCGGGGCAGCGGTCCTGCTCTACTGGGACCTGCAGCGCCGGGGCTTCGCGGCGGTAGCGCGTTAG
- a CDS encoding nucleoside 2-deoxyribosyltransferase codes for MTKSLGPDFERLRTTLFGGQADRVPLLELAIDLGVMGGYIGRKVETLKDQIDFFVAAGYDYIRLAPIVDFNPAKIQPKEGLRQSAASQSDRERTWSAEGAGVITTMEEFERYRWPRPEEIDYRNFEIVQELLPDGMKIIGQYGDIFTMVWERMGFETFSYALVENPELVARLFDTIGGIVYGMFATMADIPNVGALFYSDDIAFYSGLLCSPGVLRTYLFPWMRKIADLCRQRQMPFIYHTDGRLWEVMDDLIELGVNALQPIEPKAMDIREVKARYGHRLCLVGNVDVDLLARGTPDEVRKVTRELIRDVGPGGGYCVGSGNTVPNYVPVENFAAMVETVHKYGRYPLEV; via the coding sequence ATGACGAAGAGCTTGGGACCAGACTTTGAGCGGCTGCGTACGACGCTGTTCGGCGGGCAGGCGGATCGCGTGCCTCTGCTGGAGCTGGCCATCGACTTGGGCGTGATGGGCGGCTACATAGGGCGCAAGGTGGAGACGCTCAAAGATCAGATCGACTTTTTTGTGGCGGCCGGCTATGACTACATTCGCCTCGCCCCCATTGTGGACTTTAACCCGGCGAAGATCCAACCCAAGGAGGGGTTGCGGCAGAGCGCGGCCTCGCAGAGCGATCGCGAGCGCACCTGGAGTGCCGAGGGTGCAGGCGTCATCACCACCATGGAAGAGTTTGAGCGCTACCGCTGGCCGCGCCCGGAGGAGATCGATTACCGCAACTTCGAGATCGTGCAAGAGCTACTCCCGGACGGCATGAAGATCATCGGCCAGTATGGCGACATCTTCACCATGGTCTGGGAGCGAATGGGCTTTGAGACTTTTTCCTATGCGCTGGTCGAGAACCCGGAGCTGGTGGCGCGACTTTTCGACACCATTGGCGGCATTGTGTACGGGATGTTCGCTACCATGGCAGACATCCCCAACGTTGGGGCCCTGTTTTACAGCGACGACATCGCCTTCTATTCTGGACTGCTCTGTTCACCTGGGGTGCTGCGTACCTACCTTTTCCCCTGGATGCGCAAGATCGCGGACCTGTGCCGCCAGCGGCAGATGCCGTTCATCTACCACACGGATGGCCGCCTCTGGGAGGTGATGGATGACCTCATCGAACTTGGGGTCAATGCCCTGCAGCCCATCGAGCCGAAAGCCATGGACATTCGCGAGGTGAAGGCACGCTACGGGCACCGCCTCTGCCTGGTGGGCAATGTGGACGTGGACCTGCTGGCGCGCGGCACGCCGGACGAGGTACGCAAGGTCACGCGGGAGCTCATCCGCGACGTCGGACCAGGCGGCGGCTATTGCGTCGGCTCCGGAAACACCGTGCCCAACTATGTGCCGGTGGAAAATTTTGCGGCGATGGTGGAGACCGTGCACAAGTATGGTCGCTATCCGCTGGAGGTGTAG